In the genome of Pseudomonas sp. Teo4, the window CATCAACCCCGAGTCGCTGCAAGTGCTCAGCGGTTGCCGTGCCGAACCGTCGCTGGCCCAGGCGCAGCCTGAAGACCGCTTCCAGTTCGAGCGCGAAGGCTACTTCTGCGCCGACCTGAAGGACAGCCAACCAGGCCGTCCGGTGTTCAACCGCACCGTCACCCTGCGTGACTCCTGGGGCAGCTAAGGAATCGCCGTGCTTACCATCTACAACACGCTGAGCAAAACCAAGGAAGTCTTCAAGCCGCTCGATGGCAACAAGGTGCGCATGTATGTCTGCGGCATGACCGTGTACGACTACTGCCACCTGGGCCACGGTCGCAGCATGGTGGCCTTCGACCTGGTTACCCGCTGGCTGCGCAAGAGCGGCTACGAGCTGACCTATGTGCGCAACATCACCGACATCGACGACAAGATCATCAACCGGGCCAACGAGAACGGTGAGTCGTTCGACGCGCTGACCGCCCGCATGATCGACGCGATGCACGAAGACGAGCGCCGCCTGAACATCCTCAAGCCGGACCTGGAGCCGCGTGCCACCGACCATATCGCCGGCATGCACGCGATGATCCAGACCCTGATCGACAAAGGCTATGCCTACGCCCCGGGCAATGGCGACGTGTACTACCGCGTCGGCAAGTTCGTCGGTTACGGCAAGCTGTCGCGCAAGAAGATCGAAGACCTGCGCATCGGTGCGCGGATCGAGGTCGACGAGGCCAAGCAGGACCCGCTGGACTTCGTGTTGTGGAAGGGCGTCAAGCCGGGCGAGCCGTACTGGGATTCGCCATGGGGCCAGGGCCGACCGGGCTGGCACATCGAGTGCTCGGTGATGTCCACCTGCTGCCTGGGCGAGAGCTTCGACATCCACGGTGGTGGCAGTGACCTGGAGTTCCCGCACCACGAGAACGAAATCGCCCAGAGCGAGGCCGCCACCGGCAAGCAGTACGCCAACGCCTGGATGCACTGCGGCATGATCCGCATCAATGGCGAGAAGATGTCCAAGTCGTTGAACAACTTCTTCACCATCCGCGACGTGCTCGACAAGTATCACCCTGAAGTGGTGCGCTACCTGCTGGTGGCCAGCCACTACCGCAGCGCGATCAACTACTCCGAGGACAGCCTGCGCGATGCCAAGGGTGCCCTGGAGCGGTTCTACCACGCCTTGCGCGGCCTGCCACGGGTGGCGGCCAAGGGTGGCGAAGAGTTCGTCGAGCGCTTCAGCGTGGCGATGAACGACGACTTCGGCACTCCGGAAGCCTGCGCGGTGCTGTTCGACCTGGTGCGCGAAATCAACCGCCTGCGCGAGACTGACGCTGAGGCCGCTGCCGGCCTGGCCGGACGTCTGCGCGAGTTGGGCGATGTGCTGGGTGTGCTGCAGCTGGAAGCCGATGACTTCCTGCGTGCCGGTGCCGAGGGCAAGGTCGATGCGGCCGAGGTGGAGGCGCTGATCCAGGCGCGTCTGCAGGCGCGTACCGACAAGAACTGGGCGGAATCCGACCGCATCCGCGACCAGCTGACCGCCATGGGCGTGGTGCTGGAAGACGGCAAGGGCGGGACCACCTGGCGTCTGGCCGACTGAGTAACTGGGGCCGCTTTGCGGCCCAATCGCCGGCAAGCCAGCTCCTACAGGTAATGCGGTGATATCTGTGGGAGCCGGCTTGCCGGCGATTGGGCTGCAACGCAGCCCCTGGCCTTACTTGGCCAACCCCGCCAACGGACAATGCAACACCAGCTTCGCCCCACCCAGCTCGCTTGCCCCGATCTCCAGCCCGAACCCATGCAGGTCGACGATCGCCGCAACGATCGACAGCCCCAGCCCGAACCCCGCATGGCGGTGGCCTTCCTCGCTGCGATAGAAGCGTTTCAACACTGCTGCGCGCTCTTCTTCGGGAATCCCCGGCCCGCTGTCTTCAATGGCGATATGCACGCCGGCTTCGTCCTGCGTCGCGGTTATGGCCACACGCCCGCCTTCAGGGGTGAACTTGATGCCGTTGCCCACCAGGTTCGCCAGTGCCTCGAACAGCAGCTCCCGGTCGCCGTGCAGTGCAGGCAGTTGTGCAGGTTGTTCAAGGTGCAGGCGAATGCCGACGTCCTCTGCCAACGGCAGGTAGAAGTCATGCAGTTCCACTAGTAGCCCGTGCGGGTCGAGCTGCACGAAACCGGCTCGGCGCTGGCGATCTTCCAGTTCACTGATGCGCAGCAGGCCGCGAAAGCGCGCCATCAGCGTGTCGGTTTCGCCGATGGCCTGGTCGAGCGCTTCGGCTTCAGCGGAGTCGACGGCGCTTTGCTGGCGAATCCGGTACAACTGCGCCCGCAGACGGGTCAGCGGCGTACGCAGGTCGTGGGCGATGTTGTCGCACACACCCTTGACCTCGTGCATCAGCCGTTCGATGCGGTCGAGCATGGCATTGACGATGGCGGCCAGCATGTCCAGCTCGTCACGGCGTGCCGAAAGCGGCAAGCGGTGGGTGAGGTCGCCAGCAACGATCAGTTCGGCCTGGGCCTGGATGGCGCGGATGCGCTTGAGCGGGCGGCGGCGCAGCAGATACCAGCCGGCAAAGCCGGGGATCAAGGTTAGCGAGATGCCCCACAGCAAGGCATCGAGGATGATCCGGGTGACCACGAACAGCGAGCCGTTGTCGCGCACCAGTACCAGCCAGCGGCCATCCTGCACCTTGATGGCCACCGCGTCGCAGCTGTCGCGTGGCAAATGCGGGTCGTCGGCGTCCAGGCAGCGCTTTAGCTCATGCACCTGGCCATCGAGCCCAAGCTCCTGAGGAATGGCGCGAATACGCCCGCCGATGGGGTTGAGCTGGGCGTCGAACAGGCCGTAGGCATCGAAGGCGCGCTCCTCGAACGCCTGGCTCGCGATCAGTGCATCGTCCAGCTGCTTGCCGCTCATGTGTGCGAACAGGTGCTGGCGCTGCAGCATGGAGTGGCGGGTGAGTTTGTTCAGGTAGCTGGAAACCTCGAAGTACAGCACCCCCATGAGGATGCTGCTCCAGGCCACGAACAGAAAACTGTACAGCGCCAGCAGGCGGCTGGTCGATGAACTCCAGCCTTTAGACGGGTTCAGCAATGGCATAGCCGGAGCCCCGTACGGTACGGATCAGCGGCGACTGGCCGGGTGAGTCGATCTTCTTGCGCAAGCGGCCGATGTGAACGTCGATCAGGTTGGTGCCGGGGTCGAAGTGATAGCCCCAGACTTCCTCGAAAATCATCATCCGCGTGATTACCTGGCCGGAGTGGCGCATCAGGTATTCCAGCAGCTTGTACTCGGTGGGCAGCAGGTTGAGGGTTTGCTCGCCGCGACGCGCTTCATGGCTGATCAGGTCCAGCTCCAGGTCGGCGACCTGCAGGCGGGTCTGGGTCATGGGCACGCTGTTGCGGCGCAGCAGCACTTCGACCCGGGCGGCCATTTCATCCGAGGCGAACGGCTTGGTCAGGTAGTCGTCACCGCCGGCGCGCAAACCGCGCACTCGCTCATCGACGTCGGACAGGGCGCTGATCATCAGGATCGGTGTGGCGATTTTCAGGTTGCGCAGGGTGGTGACGATGGTCAGGCCATCGACTTCGGGCAGCATGCGGTCCAGGGTGATCAGGTCATAGCCCCCGGCGATGGCCTTGGCCAGGCCTTCGCGACCATTGTCGGCCCAATCCACATCCAGGCCGTGGCTGGTAAGTTCGGCGACGATTTCCTGGCCGGTGACGGCGTCGTCTTCGATGGTCAGTACGCGTGGCATGCTGGTTCCTGGGCGGCGAATGGAGACTTGATTGTGCCAAAGAATAGACAAACGGCGATTTAAGAAAAATTCATCTGCGCTGTCTGTTCCGACCTCATCGCCGGCAAGCCGGCTCCCACAGGGGCTGCACCAACCTTGAAATCACCGCTGTACCTGTAGGAGCCGGCTTGCCGGCGATGAGGACGGTACAGGCAACACAAGACAGTTGCTCCCACAAGGGCCGGTAAATCCAATAAAAAACGGGGCATGCCACATATTGGCATGCCCCGTTTTCAATGCAGCTGGAGGCCTCAGGCGACCTTGACGATCCAGCCTGCTGGCGCTTCGACGTCACCGCTCTGGATGCCGGTCAGCTCGTTGTAGAGCTTCTGGGTAACCGGGCCGACGTTTTCCAGGTCATGGAACACGTGCAGCTTGCCGTTGTACTCGATGCCACCGATCGGGGTGATCACCGCAGCGGTGCCGCAGGCGCCGGCTTCAACGAAACGGTCGAGCTTGCTGATCTCGACATCGCCTTCGATCACGGTCAGGCCCAGGCGCGATTGTGCCAGTTCCATCAGCGACAGGCGGGTGATGCCCGGCAGTACCGAAGCCGATTTCGGGGTGACGAACTCGTTGTTGGCGGTGATGCCGAAGAAGTTGGCCGAACCGACTTCCTCGATCTTGCTGTGGGTCAGCGGGTCCAGGTAGATGGCGTCGGCAAAGTGCGCCTTCTTGGCTTCGGCGCCCGGCAGCAGGCTGGCCGCGTAGTTGCCGCCGACCTTGGCCGCGCCAGTGCCTTGCGGGGCGGCACGGTCGAAGGTGGAAATCTGGAAGTTGTGCGGCTTCATGCCGCCCTTGAAGTACGAGCCAACCGGGATGGCGAAGATCGAGAAGATGAACTCGGGGGCGGTGCGCACGCCGATGTTGTCACCGGTACCGATGACGAACGGACGCAGGTACAGGGCACCCTTGCCGTGCGGCGGTACGAAGTGTTCGTTGGCCTTGACCACTTGCTTGCAGGCCTCGATGAACACATCGGTCGGCACTTGCGGCATCAGCAGGCGCGCGCAGCTGCGCTGCATGCGGGCGGCGTTCTGGTCTGGGCGGAACAGGTTGATCGAGCCGTCCTTGCAACGGTAGGCCTTCAGGCCTTCGAAGCACTGCTGGCCATAGTGCAGGGCAGTGGAGCCTTCACTGATGTGCAGCACATTGTCTTCGGTCAGGGTGCCTTTGTCCCACTCGCCGTTGCGCCATACGGACAGGTAGCGCTTGTCGGTCTTGATGTAGTCGAAACCCAGCTTGTCCCAGTTAATGCTCTCGTTACTCATGACACCCTCGATTGTCTTGCAGATGCCCGATCTGCTCGGGCTGCTGTGATATGCGCACCACGCCACGATAATACATCCGTCGCGGATCGGGAACGGCCAGTCACGAATTGGCTGCCGCTTGCGTCAATCAGCGCCCATGCAGGCGTCGGTTCCAGTCGCCGCCATGGCTGTGCGTACAGGCCTCTTCGCTGTCGAAACGGACGTGCCAGGCCGCGTGATCGAGGCGAATGCCGGCTTCCTCTAGCGCCTGGGCAGTGAGTGCCAGCATGCGAGCCTTGTGGGCGCCGGCCAAGGCAGCGGCCTTGTCGGATTCGCGGTCGAAGACCCAGGTAATGCGCAGGCTGCCGGGGAAGGCATCGGGTTCCAGGCGATGGGTCAGCCAGGAAAAACCGACGATCTCGGCCTTGGCGGTTTCGCAGGCTTCGGTCAGGCAGGCGATCAGCTCGCGCTCCATGCGCGCCAATTCACGTTTGTTCAGGGCTTTCACCGGGTCTCCTGGCGGCAGGTTGCGGAAAAAGTGCAACTTTAGCGCAGTTCGTGTCGAGGTTGGCTTTTGCGTGACCGGGGCGGGCGTGGTAGAACGCTGGAGTACCATTCAGAAGTTGAATACCAAGATGTCCATCAGCGTTAAATCGAATAGAGCCTTGTTCGACCTCGACCTGCTCCGCGCTATTGTCGTGGTCGCAGACTGCGGCAGTTTCACCACGGCTGCAGCACGGCTGCACTCGACACAATCGA includes:
- a CDS encoding branched-chain amino acid aminotransferase, with product MSNESINWDKLGFDYIKTDKRYLSVWRNGEWDKGTLTEDNVLHISEGSTALHYGQQCFEGLKAYRCKDGSINLFRPDQNAARMQRSCARLLMPQVPTDVFIEACKQVVKANEHFVPPHGKGALYLRPFVIGTGDNIGVRTAPEFIFSIFAIPVGSYFKGGMKPHNFQISTFDRAAPQGTGAAKVGGNYAASLLPGAEAKKAHFADAIYLDPLTHSKIEEVGSANFFGITANNEFVTPKSASVLPGITRLSLMELAQSRLGLTVIEGDVEISKLDRFVEAGACGTAAVITPIGGIEYNGKLHVFHDLENVGPVTQKLYNELTGIQSGDVEAPAGWIVKVA
- a CDS encoding HAMP domain-containing sensor histidine kinase, producing MPLLNPSKGWSSSTSRLLALYSFLFVAWSSILMGVLYFEVSSYLNKLTRHSMLQRQHLFAHMSGKQLDDALIASQAFEERAFDAYGLFDAQLNPIGGRIRAIPQELGLDGQVHELKRCLDADDPHLPRDSCDAVAIKVQDGRWLVLVRDNGSLFVVTRIILDALLWGISLTLIPGFAGWYLLRRRPLKRIRAIQAQAELIVAGDLTHRLPLSARRDELDMLAAIVNAMLDRIERLMHEVKGVCDNIAHDLRTPLTRLRAQLYRIRQQSAVDSAEAEALDQAIGETDTLMARFRGLLRISELEDRQRRAGFVQLDPHGLLVELHDFYLPLAEDVGIRLHLEQPAQLPALHGDRELLFEALANLVGNGIKFTPEGGRVAITATQDEAGVHIAIEDSGPGIPEEERAAVLKRFYRSEEGHRHAGFGLGLSIVAAIVDLHGFGLEIGASELGGAKLVLHCPLAGLAK
- a CDS encoding response regulator transcription factor — its product is MPRVLTIEDDAVTGQEIVAELTSHGLDVDWADNGREGLAKAIAGGYDLITLDRMLPEVDGLTIVTTLRNLKIATPILMISALSDVDERVRGLRAGGDDYLTKPFASDEMAARVEVLLRRNSVPMTQTRLQVADLELDLISHEARRGEQTLNLLPTEYKLLEYLMRHSGQVITRMMIFEEVWGYHFDPGTNLIDVHIGRLRKKIDSPGQSPLIRTVRGSGYAIAEPV
- the cysS gene encoding cysteine--tRNA ligase, with product MLTIYNTLSKTKEVFKPLDGNKVRMYVCGMTVYDYCHLGHGRSMVAFDLVTRWLRKSGYELTYVRNITDIDDKIINRANENGESFDALTARMIDAMHEDERRLNILKPDLEPRATDHIAGMHAMIQTLIDKGYAYAPGNGDVYYRVGKFVGYGKLSRKKIEDLRIGARIEVDEAKQDPLDFVLWKGVKPGEPYWDSPWGQGRPGWHIECSVMSTCCLGESFDIHGGGSDLEFPHHENEIAQSEAATGKQYANAWMHCGMIRINGEKMSKSLNNFFTIRDVLDKYHPEVVRYLLVASHYRSAINYSEDSLRDAKGALERFYHALRGLPRVAAKGGEEFVERFSVAMNDDFGTPEACAVLFDLVREINRLRETDAEAAAGLAGRLRELGDVLGVLQLEADDFLRAGAEGKVDAAEVEALIQARLQARTDKNWAESDRIRDQLTAMGVVLEDGKGGTTWRLAD